In Mycobacterium sp. Aquia_213, the sequence GAGAAGATCTGCCAAGCGCAGCATGATTGGTAACGTCCGATCTATTTCGGTGGTGGTTCGTTGCGCGCGAGACGAAGATGGAGCGCGAGGTCAGCTAAGCGAGAATGTCTCAATCGGCACAGCAGAACCGCGGCGCCGAGCCACCTGAGTTGGGCGGCAGGGCGGTGCACAGCGCACAGCCCTCCCCGGAACGTAATGGTCCGGGGTGCGGCTGACCCGTCTTATTGAGCACCTGCCTTACCCCCTGGGCGTCGGTCGACCTCTGAGGCTACATGAGGTGCACGGTATGCGGGTATGCGAATGATTTCCGGTGCCTGGTTGTGATTTTCCCGCAATGCGAGGTGACCGGCCTACGCTGACCACAGAAGCGAGCGCGAGGGGACCCCAATGCGGCAACTGAGTTGGACCGACGACATGATGTTGCGCGCAGAGACGCCGGCGACGCCGCTCCAGATTCAGCTGCTGCTGATCTATGACCCGTCGACCGCACCGAGCGGCAAGGTGACCTTCAAGGGAATCCTGGAGGAACTCGACGCCCGGCTGCACCTCGCGGATGTCTTTCGGCGCCGGCTGACCGAATTGCCCGGCGGTTTGCATCGGCCCTACTGGGTGGACGACCCGAGCTTCGATCTGGAATATCACGTCCGTCATATCGGGCTGCCCCAGCCCGGTGACTGGCGACAACTGTGTATCCAGATTGCTCGGCTGCACGCCCGCCAGGTCGACCTGCGGCGTCCACCCTGGGAGATCACCGTGATCGAGGGCCTGAATTCGGTGTCGGGGGTACCGAAGGGCTCGTTCGCAATGGCGTTGAAATTGCACCACTGCGCGGTCGACGGCATGGCCAGCGTCCAGATGATCGCGGCGCTGCACGACCTCGCCGCGGACAGTCCCCGCCCCGCTGGGCCCGACAAACCCTGGCGGCCCGACCCGCTTCCCTCGACCTCGGCTTTGCTCTCGCGCGCATCGCTCAACGCTGCGCTGTACCCCTGGCGCGCGGGTGCGGTCTTCGCCTCCAACGCCCCCAAGGCAGTCCGCGGCCTGGCCGGTCTGCCGGGCAAGCTGATCGGAGGTGCCGCGCGGGGCACGGTGCCGTCATTTCCGCCGAAGACCCGTTTCAACCAGACGGTCTCGCCGCACCGTGTCTTCGAGGCCCGGTTTCACGATCTCGCCGATTTCAAAAGGATCAAGGCCAGCGTCCCCGGCGCGACGATCAACGACGTGGCACTCGCCTACGTCGGCGGCGCGCTTCGCACCTATCTGGACGGCCACGGCGAGCTTCCCGACGAACCGCTCGTCGCAGCCTGCCCGATGTCGGTACGCAAAGCGGGCGATACGACCAGCAACGGAAACGACTTGTTCGGCCGGCTGCAAACGCTCGGAACCGACGTCGCCGATCCGATCAAACGGCTCGCAGCGATCGCGGAATCGACCGCGGGAAGCCGCGCCGACGCGGAATCGACCAGCACCACCCAACTCCTGGAATTGATTGGCACAGTGCCAACTTCATTGCTCGGAATGACGGCGAAGGCCGCGTACGCGCTTCCGTTCTCCGGCCCGACGATCGCCAACACGACCGTCACTAATGTTCCGGGCCCCACCGAACCGCTGTTCTTCAGCGGTGCCCGACTCGTCCGCGCCGCCGGTCTCGGACCGCTGGTGGGCGGCGTTAACCTCATCCACGTCGTCGCCAGTTACAACGGGACACTGTCGATCAGCGCGACCGCAGATCGCGGGGCCCTGCCGGACCCGGCGCGGTACGCCGCATGCATGGACGAGTCGTTTGGCGAGTTGCTCGCGGGCGCCGACTAACCGGAGCGGCCGTCAGGCGCTGACCTTGCGCCGCCGGCTGGGCCGCGATTTGGCCGCGGGCACGGCGCTGCGTCCGACGACCTCGGCGAGAAACTTTCCGGTGTAGCTTTCGGGCACCGCGGCGACGTCCTCCGGAGTGCCTTCGGCGACAACGGTTCCGCCTTCGGCTCCCCCCTCCGGGCCCATGTCGACGATCCAGTCCGCCGTCTTGATCACGTCCAGGTTGTGCTCGATCACGATGACCGTATTGCCTTTATCCACAAGGCCATTGATCACGCCGAGCAGCTTGCGGATGTCGTCGAAATGTAACCCGGTGGTCGGCTCGTCGAGGATGTAGATCGTGCGGCCGGTCGAACGCTTCTGCAATTCGGAGGCCAGCTTGACCCGTTGCGCCTCACCCCCGGACAGGGTCGGCGCGGGCTGCCCCAGCCGGACGTAGCCGAGGCCGACGTCGACCAGCGTGCGCAGGTAGCGGTGAATGCCGCTGATCGGTTCGAAGAACTCGCATGCTTCCTCGATCGACATGTCCAGCACTTCGGAGATGGTCTTGCCCTTGTAATGCACCTCAAGGGTTTCCCGGTTGTACCGGGCGCCGTGGCACACCTCGCACGGCACATACACGTCGGGCAGGAAGTTCATCTCGATCTTGATGGTTCCGTCGCCGGTGCATGCCTCGCAGCGGCCGCCCTTGACGTTGAACGAGAACCGGCCGGGTTGGTAGCCACGGACTTTCGCTTCGGTGGTGGCGGCGAACAAGGTGCGGATCTTGTCGAACACCCCCGTGTAAGTGGCCGGGTTGGAGCGCGGCGTGCGCCCGATCGGCGACTGGTCCACCCGCACCAGCTTGTCCAACTGGTCCACCCCGTTGACCCGGGTGTGCCGGCCCGGGACCTGGCGGGCGCCATTGAGCCGGTTGGCCAGCACCGCGGCCAGGATGTCGTTGACCAACGTCGACTTGCCGGAGCCCGACACACCGGTCACCGAGGTCAGCACGCCCAACGGAAACGACACGTCGATGTCGCGCAGGTTGTGCTCGCGGGCCCCGACCACGGTGAGCTGGCGCTTGCGGTCGACGGCACGCCGATGCTTTGGCGTGGCAATGCTTTCCCGGCCCGACAGGTAGGCGCCGGTGATCGAGTCCTGGTTGGCCAGCAGCTCCTGATAGGTCCCGCTGTGCACGATTTGGCCGCCGTGCTCGCCGGCGCCCGGCCCGATGTCGACAATCCAGTCGGCGTGCGCGATGGTGTCCTCGTCATGCTCGACGACGATCAGCGTATTTCCCAAAGCCCTTAGGCGCGTGAGGGTTTCGATGAGGCGGCGGTTATCGCGCTGGTGCAGCCCGATGGATGGTTCGTCGAGCACGTAGAGCACGCCGACCAGGCCGGAGCCGATCTGGGTGGCCAGCCGAATGCGTTGGGCCTCACCGCCGGACAGCGTGGCGGCCGCCCGGGACAGCGACAGGTATTCCAGCCCGACGTCGAGCAAAAAGCCCAGCCGCGACTGGATTTCCTTGAGCACCTGTCCCGCGATCGCCTGCTCGCGCGCGCCGAGGGTAAGCGCGTTGAGGAAGTCGGCACAGTCGGAAATGGACAGTTCGCAGACCTCGGCGATGGACTTCGCGCCACGGTCCCCCGCCGCCAGTGACACCGCCAGGATCTCCGGCTTGAGCCGCGTCCCCTCGCACACCGGGCAGGGCACGTCACGCATGAAGCCCTCGTAGCGTTCCTTCATCTGCTCGGACTCGGTCTGCTCCATCTTGCGTTGCAAGAACGCCAGCACGCCTTCGAAATCGGCGTAGTACGAACGGGTTCGGCCGTACCGGTTGCGGTACCGGACATGCACCTGATGGTCGGAGCCCTCGAGAATCGCCTTGCGGGCCTTGGCCGGAAGCTTGCGCCATGGCGTGTCGACGTCGAATCCCAGCTCCTCGCCGAGCCCGGCCATCATCCGGGTGAAGTACTCCGCGGTGTGCCCCGACGACCACGGCGCCACCGCGCCGTCGGCCAGGGTGCGCTCCGGGTCGGGCACCACCAGATCCGGGTCAACCTCTTTGCGGATTCCCAGGCCCACGCATTCCGGGCAGGCGCCGTAGGGCGAGTTGAACGAGAACGAGCGCGGCTCGAGGTCGTCGACGGCCAGCGGGTGCCCGTTGGGGCAGGCCAGCTTCTCGGAGAAGCGCTGCTCGCGCGGGTGGTCGTGCTCGTCGTGATCGTCCGGGAACTCCAGCACCACAATGCCGTCGGCCAGGTTCAGCGCGGTTTCCACCGAGTCGGTGAGCCGCTGCTTGGCGGCGGTCTTGACGGTGAGGCGATCCACCACCACCTCGATGTCGTGCTTCTCCTGCTTTTTCAGCTTCGGCGGATCGGCCAGCGGGTGCACCACACCGTCGACCCGCACCCGGCTGTAGCCCTGCGCGTTGAGCTTGTCGAACAGGTCGGCGAACTCGCCCTTGCGGGTACGGACCACGGGAGCCAGCACCAGGAACCGGGTGCCCTCCGGCATCGCCAGCACCTGGTCGACGATTTGCTGCGGGGTCTGACGGGCGATCCGCTCGCCACAGGTCGGGCAGTGTGGTGTGCCCGCGCGCGCGTACAGCAACCGCAGGTAGTCGTACACCTCGGTGATCGTGCCGACGGTCGATCTGGGGTTACGGTTCGTCGACTTCTGGTCGATGGACACCGCCGGCGACAGACCCTCGATGAAGTCGACGTCCGGCTTGTCCATCTGCCCCAGGAATTGGCGTGCGTAGGCCGACAGCGACTCCACGTAGCGGCGCTGGCCCTCGGCGAAGATGGTGTCGAATGCCAGCGATGACTTGCCCGATCCGGACAGCCCGGTGAAGACGATCAACGAGTCACGCGGCAGGTCGAGGTCGACGCCGCGCAGGTTGTGCTCACGGGCACCCTTGACGATAAGGCGGTCAGCCAAAGCAGCCCCTCTCCGGAACTATCTGGAAACTTTTGCTCGCCTAACGGCGGTTAGTGCGCACGGCGCATTCCATGCTATGTGCCGCCACCGACAAGACGCCCATCCCTGCCCGGCGAGCAGTAACGTGGCGCGCATGACCATCGTGGACGACAACTACACCGGACACGTCGACCCTGGCAACGCCGCCCGTCGCACCCTGCCCGGGGTCACGATCGTCAAGGCGTCGGTGGGCCCCATGGATAACAACGCGTACTTGGTGACATGTTCCGCGACCGGGGAAACGCTGCTGATCGACGCCGCCAACGACGCTGACGTGCTGATCGATCTGGTCCGGCAGTACGCCCCGAAGGTGTCGCTGATCGTGACCAGCCATCAGCACTTCGATCACTGGCAGGCGCTGGAGGCCGTGGCCGCCGCCACCGGCGCGCCGACCGCGTCCCACGAGATCGACGCCGAACCGCTGCCCGTCAAACCGGATCGCTTGCTGGCCAACGGTGACTCCGTGCACATCGGCGAGCTGACGTTCGACGTCATCCACTTGCGTGGGCACACGCCGGGATCGATCGCGCTGGCCCTCGGCGGGCCGGCGACGGGCGGCGTCACGCAGCTGTTCACCGGCGACTGCCTGTTCCCCGGCGGGGTGGGCAAGACGTGGCAGCCCGGTGACTTCACCCAGCTGCTCGACGACGTCAGCACCAGGGTCTTCGAGGTGTATGACGATTCCACCGTGATCTATCCCGGCCACGGCGACGACACGGTGCTGGGCACCGAACGCCCCCATCTGAGCGAATGGCGCGAGCGAGGCTGGTAGCCAATCAGCTGGGTTACCTTGCTGCAGAGCATGATTCGGAGCCGACGGCGCCAACTTTGACGGCGTGCCTGGGATCAGCCGCGGCGACCGGCCGCATCCCGTCCGCCGACCCCGGAGAACACGACGCGGCCGGATCGCAAAATCCCGATTGAGCTGCGCCGAAACACCCTCGACGGCAGACCGTGCTCGGTAGCATGCGAGCCGATCACCACTCGTTTTCCAGATGTCCACTTCACGCCAGCCGCGCAGGCAGTCGTGCCCAATTAACTGATTGGCGAACGGAAATGGATTATGCAGCGTTACCGCCGGAGGTCAACTCCGGCCGGATGTACGCGGGGGCGGGGTCCGTGCCGATGTGGGCGGCCGCGGCCGCCTGGGACGGGCTGGGCTCCGAACTGACCTCGGCGGCGGGCGCGTACCGATCGGTGGTGTCCGCGCTGACGCGCGAAGCGTGGATGGGTCCGGCGTCGATGTCGATGCGGGCCGCGGCCATCCTGTTCGCGTCGTGGTTGAGCACGACCGCCGAGCAGGTCAAGCTGGCCGCCAGGCAAGCCAGGGCGGCGGCCGCGGCGTACGAGACGGCCTTTGCCGCGACGGTGCCGCCGGCCCTGATCGCCGAGAATCGTGCGGTGTTGCTGTCGTTGGTCGCGACGAACCTGCTCGGCCAGAACACCCCGGCGATCTCGGCCACCGAGACGCAGTACAGCGAGATGTGGGCGCAGGATGCGACGACCATGTACACCTATGCGAGCGGGTCGGCGGCCGCGTCGAGGTTGACGCCGTTCAGCGATCCGCCGCAGACCACCGACCCGTCCGGGGTTGGCGCCCAGGACGCCGCGGTGAGCAAGGCCAGCACCTCGGCCGCCGCGAGCCCCAAAGCCCTGACGCAAGTGCTGCAGACGGTGCCCGCCGTGCTGGACACGCTCGCCGGGGAGCCGAGCTCCCCGGCGCTGTCGGAAATCCTGAATGTCACCGCAAGCACCACCTACATCGCCAGTGGAGTGTTGTTCATCCTCGGCCCGTTGTTCACCGGCCCGGTCAATGCGGCGCTGCCACCCACGATCCTGGGTGCCGCGGCCCCGGCGTTGGGTGCCGCGGGCGCGGCGGCGGGCCTGCTGAGCGACACCACACCCGTCGCGTCGAGTCTGGGCAGCACGGGCGTGCTGGCGAGTCTGGGGCGGTCACTCCCGGTGGGTGGGCTGTCGGTACCGCCGGCCTGGGCCGGAGCCGCACCCGTACTCGCCAGCGCGGTGCGGGCCTTGCCGGAAGCCGCCCTGGCCGGGCTGCCGGAGGCCGCGCTAGACGGGTTCGGCCCCGGTGCCGGCGCGTTCCTGCCGGGCAGCCTGATGGCCGCGGCGGCGGGCGGCGGCGGCGCGGCGGGCGGCGGCTTTGCGGCCACGCGTGCCGGCGCGGCGTCCCAACGCGGGGCGACCCCGCCACCCGATCGCGGGACGCCGGCCCGATACGGCTCCTCTCCCGCGGTGATTCCGCAGGTGGCGCGCGCGGCGGGCCCCTACGACGGGCACAGCCAGGCGATGTTGACCGATCAGCGTGTTGCGGCGAGCGAGGGCATGGGGGGCGAGACGCTTCGCGACGAGATCAACGACCTGCGCAAGCAGATTTCCGACTTGGCGATGGAGCGCGATGTGCTGATGCGGTCCCTGGCCTTGTGGGCCAGGGGCTCCGCGGAGTAGCGAAAACCCGTCCGTTAGGACGTGGTGTGCACGATCAACACGTCGACCTTGGCCCGACGTGACACGTTGGCCGGCACCGAGCCCAGCAAGCGGCCCGCGATCGTGCTCAGGCCGACGTTTCCGACGACCAGCAGGTCGGCCTTCACGTCTTCGGCCAGGCTGACCAGGGCGTCAACGGGCGCACCGACGATCGGGCGCTCCTCGACGTTCTTCGCACCGGCCTTGTGTGCCCGCTCCTTTGCGTCCTGCAAGATCGCGTAAATCGGGGCGGTGCCCGAAACTTTGTAGCTTTCTTCCTTCAGGACGTCGGCGGCCCGGCCGTCCTGATGCTGGGGCAGATATGCCGACGCGACGATCAGCTTGGCGTCCGGCCCGGCGATGGCGGCCGCCCGCTCGACGGCACGAAACGATGAGTCCGAGCCGTCAGTGCCGACCACCACAGTCCGATAAGCGGACATTTACCCTCCCAGTGTCGTTTGCCAGGCCAACCCCAAGACAGTAGCGCGTTGTCCGATCTAGATGGGTAGATTACCCACACCAAAGCGGTGTGGCGCAAGCCTCCATTTACTTCGCCACGCTGCAGCAACGGCGTCAATTCCCGATAATGAGGCCATGAGGTGCCCCCGCCCAGGCCGGAAGGCCTTGCGTGGCGGGATTTTCCGGGAACTACGGACGCAGCAAGCGAGGCGGTCGAGCCGTGTCTGGCCGCCTCCGACCGGCCGGCCGGACCGCTGGTGACCAGGTCGATCGGGTGCGCCTTACAGTGACAGGCATCATGGCTACGTCCGCCGTCGAGCAGCGCTCCCCGGATGTCATTGCCGAGTCCGGGCCCGGGCCCGCGCGTGGCAGGTTGCTCGACCCGTGGGCGATCGCCATTCTGGCTGCCGTCATCAGCGGCGCCTGGGCCTGCCGGCCTTCGCTGTGGTTCGACGAGGGAGCCACGATCTCGGCCGCGGCGAGCCGGACTTTGCCCGAACTGTGGCGGCTGCTGGGCCATATCGATGCCGTGCACGGCCTGTACTACCTGGTGATGCACGGATGGTTCGCTATCTTTCCGCCGACCGAGTTCTGGTCACGGGTTCCCAGCGCCCTCGCGATCGGGGCCGCTGCCGCCGGCGTCGTCGTGTTCACCAGACAATTCACCCCGGGACGCGGCACCGCGGTGTGCGCGGGCGTCATCTTCGCGATCCTGCCGCGCACCACGTGGGCGGGTATCGAGGCTCGCCCGTATGCCCTGTCAGTGGCCGCGGCGATCTGGCTGACCGTTCTGCTGGTCACCGCGGTGCGGCGCAATCGGCCCCGGCTGTGGGTGGGCTACGCCGTGGCGCTGATGGTGTCAATCCTGCTGAGCCTCAACCTGGTTCTGCTGGTCTTGGTCTACGCGGTGCTGCTGCCCCTGCTGGCCCCGACGGGATCGCGGAAGTCCCCCGTCATCTGGTGGGCGGCCAGCACGGCCGTCGCGCTGGGTGTCATGACGCCGTTCATTGTGTTCGCACATGGTCAGGCATTTCAGGTCAACTGGCTTTTCCCGGTCAGCTGGCACTACGCCTTCGATATCGCCCAACGACAGTATTTCGATCACAGCGTGCCGTTCGCGGTGCTCAGCGCGGTGATCATGGTGGCCGCGATTGTCGCCCGGCGGCTCGGCGCGCCTGCCCCGGCGGGCGATATGCGCCGCCTGCTGACCGTCTGCATCGGGTGGATCGTGCTGCCCACCACCGTCGTGGTGGTCTATTCGGCGATCGGCGAGCCGATGTACTTTCCGCGCTATCTGATCCTGACCACGCCCGCGATGGCCATCCTGTTGGCCGTCTGCATCATCACGGTGGCGCGCAGGCGGTGGGCGATTGTCGGCGTCGTGCTGCTGTTCGTGGTCGCCGCGGTGCCGGATTACCTGTTCGTCCAGCGCTGGCCGTACGCCAAGGAAGGCTGGGACTACAGCCAGGTGGCCGACGTGATCAGCTCGCACGCCGCGCCCGGGGACTGCCTGCTGGCGGACAACACTGTGCCGTGGCGGCCCGGCCCGATCCGCGCGCTACTGGCCACCCGCCCGGCCGCGTTTCGATCGCTGATCGACGTCGAGCGCGGTGTGTACGGGCCCAAGGTCGGATCGCTGTGGGACGGCCACGTCGCGGTGTGGCTGACGACGGCCAAGATCAACAAGTGCACCACGCTGTGGACCATCACCAACTACGACAAGTCGTTCCCCGATCATCAGACCGGAAAGTCGTTGCCGCCGGGAGCATTCGGCCGTACACCGGCGTATCGGTTCCCCGGCTACCTCGGCTTCCACATCGTCGAGCGGTGGCAATTCCACTACTCGCAGGTCGTCAAATCCACCCGCTAATCCGACTGCAGCCGGACCGCGCGGTACGACGCCACGACTCCGCTCGCCGCCAGCACCGCGAACACGAGATACAGCGAGCGGGCCGCCGTCGCATCGTCGGCCTCGGCCAGGTTGACCACCACACCCGCCAGCCCGGCCCCGAATGCCGCCGAGACCAGCTGCACGGTGTTGATCGAGGCCGCCACCGCGCTGCTTTGGACCGCGTCGTCGCCGCAATCCATCGCACGCACCGTCAGGTGTGGCCACGCAATCCCGATACCAGCGCCGGTGATCAATAGGGCCAGCGCCCACAGCGCGACAAATCCGAGCGGGGCGTACGCGCGCTGGGTGACGGCGGCCAGCGCCAAACCCATTGCCATTACTAACGGCGCGGCGGCGATCAGGCGCCGGATCACCCGGCGATTGGTCAACGACGCGCTGACAATTTCGCTGCCGGTCCACCCGATCGCCAGCGCCGCGCTGAGAAACCCGGACTCCACGGGACTCAGATCGGCCAATTTCTGGCCGAACAACGGCACATAGACGTTGGCCATGGCGGCGACCATCTGGACCGCCATGGTCAGGTAGATCCACTTCAACGGCCCCGGGCCAAATACGCTGCGCGGCAACACCGCCACCTGTGCTCGCCCGTCGACGACGAGGAAGGCGACGATCAGCAGCACAGCGGCAAGCAGCAAGCTCACGCTCTTCGCCGAGTGGTGCGGCAACGAAGCGACGCTGACGATCAGAGCGGCCGAACCCATCAGCAGCAGCGACCAGATGGGCACCCTGCGCAGCGGTGTTACCGGTTTAGCACCGAACGAGCCGACCCGGTCGGGCTTCAGCACGGCCAGCACCAGCAACGCGATCAGCCCGGCCCAGATAGCAATCGCGATATACGCCCACCGCCACAGGCCGAGCTGCGCGAAGATTCCGCCCGTCACCGGCCCGATCAGGGTCGACACTCCCCACATCGCGGACACCAGCGCCGAGCCGCGGGTCCACAGCGAACGCGGCAGTGCGGTATTGATCAGCGCGTAGCCCAGGCCGGCCAGCAGACCGCCGGCCACACCTCGCAACCCGCGTCCGGCGACCAGAACCCCCATGTTGGGCGCCAAGAAACTCACCACGCTGGCGAGCGCGAACACCGTGAGCCCGACCAGATACGACCATCGCGCCCCGATGCGCTGCAGCATCGGGTGGACGACGGTGGCCGCCACCACCGAACCGACCAGGTACAGAGTTGTTGCCCAGGAATACAGCCGACCTCCGCCGATGTCGGCGATGATGGTCGGCAGCATGCTGACGGTGAGAAATTCGTTGGTGGAGTAGAGCAGAACGCCGCCGGCCAAGACCGTGGACATGCCGAGATGCTGGCCGAGCAGCTCGCGCCAACTACCGGTCGCATCCGCCGTAACGGTCATTCGTACACGGTATGGGGAGGATCAGGTGTTTCGTCAGCAAAGCCTCAGCGCGGCGCGTGGCGGTCGCGCCGGCTGGCCTTTGTGGACGCGATGACGGCCGTTGCCGCCAGCGCAGCAATGACGCCGTACACCCAGCGAGCCGCCGCCAAGTCGCCGCCCGCAGCGTTGTTGACCACCACGCCGGCCAACCCGGCCCCGAACGCCGCCGAGACCAATTGGACGGTATTGATCGCCGCGGCCGCCGCCCCGCCCTCGGACGGGTCGTCGACGGTGTCCATCGCACGCATCGACAGATGCGGCCACGTCATGCCCATCCCGATTCCGGCGATCAGCAATCCCAGCGCCCAGACCAGCACGACCGCGAGCGGCGCGTCACTGCGCTGGGTTGCCGCGGCCAGCGCCAGCCCCGACGCCATCACCAGCGGCGCTATCGCGATCACCCGGCCGACAACGCGAGGGCTGCTGAGCGAGGCGCTGGACAGCTCGGCGATCGTCCAACCCATCGCCAACACCGCACCCAAAAACCCCGCCGCGACCGGCGTCAAATGCGCCAACCGCTGACCGAACAACGGCACGTAGGTGTCGACCATCACGGCAGCCATCTGCACCGCCATCGTCAGGTAGATCCATTTCAACGGCCCGCTTCCAAACGTGCTGGGCGGTAACACTTTTGCGCGCATCCGCCAGTCGACGTAGACGAATAGTCCGATCAGCACCGCACCAGCGACCAGCAGCCCCACCGTCGCGAAGACATTGCGCGGCAACTCCGCAACGCTGACCGCCAGGGCGGCGGCACCCATCAGCAGCAGCGACAACACCGGCACCTTGGTGATCGCCGTCGCGTCGCCGGGACCGCCGTCGGCGTTGCTGAGTGCCCGCGGCACCAAGATCGCCATCAGAGCGGAGAGAATTGTCATCGCACCAAATGCCCACCGCCACAACCCAAACTGCGCAAAGAGACCGCCCACCGCGGGCCCGACAAGGGTCGCGACGCCCCACATCGCCGACACCAGCGCCGAGCCACGGGTCCACAGCGAACGCGGCAGGGCGGTATTGATCAGCGAATAACCCAGGCCGGCCAGCAGACCGCCGGCCACCCCCTGCAGGGCACGCCCGGCTATCAGCACCACCATGTTCGGCGCCACCGCGCACACGACGCTCGCGATACCGAAGACGGCCAGACCCCAGAGGAACGAGGAACGCGCACCGATGCGCAATCGCAAGGTGTTGACCGTGGCCGCCGCGACGACGGACCCGACCAGATACAGGGTGATCACCCACGCATACAGCCGGCTGCCACCGATTTCGGCGACCGTGCTCGGGAGCAGGCTGGTGGTCAGAAACTCGGTGGTGGCGTAGAGCAGCACGCCACCGGCCAGCACGGTGGACGTGCCCAGGTAGCCGCCCAGCAGC encodes:
- a CDS encoding MFS transporter, translating into MTNTASDTGSWRELLGGYLGTSTVLAGGVLLYATTEFLTTSLLPSTVAEIGGSRLYAWVITLYLVGSVVAAATVNTLRLRIGARSSFLWGLAVFGIASVVCAVAPNMVVLIAGRALQGVAGGLLAGLGYSLINTALPRSLWTRGSALVSAMWGVATLVGPAVGGLFAQFGLWRWAFGAMTILSALMAILVPRALSNADGGPGDATAITKVPVLSLLLMGAAALAVSVAELPRNVFATVGLLVAGAVLIGLFVYVDWRMRAKVLPPSTFGSGPLKWIYLTMAVQMAAVMVDTYVPLFGQRLAHLTPVAAGFLGAVLAMGWTIAELSSASLSSPRVVGRVIAIAPLVMASGLALAAATQRSDAPLAVVLVWALGLLIAGIGMGMTWPHLSMRAMDTVDDPSEGGAAAAAINTVQLVSAAFGAGLAGVVVNNAAGGDLAAARWVYGVIAALAATAVIASTKASRRDRHAPR